The following nucleotide sequence is from Agromyces sp. SYSU T00194.
AGACGAGGCCCAGGCCGAGGCCCGCGTTGCGGATGCCGACCTCGAACGTGATGGCCTTGCGCTCGCGCACCGCGAGGCCGCCTACGCGGGCGCTCGCGTAGCCGATGCCGAGCGCGATGGCGTCGTGCAGGGTCACGGCGAGCAGCACCACGCCGATCCACGCGATGAAGTACGAGAAGTTGCCGACGAGCGCGGCGACGATGAAGCCGAGCAGGCCGGCGAGGCTCACCCAGCGCATGGTGGGCTGCACCTTCGCCGCGAACCTCGGCCACACGGTGCGGATCGTGAGGCCGAGCGCGAACGGCAGCCCGATCACGAGCAGGATCTCGAGCATCATCTGCCAGCCGTCGAGGCTGACCGCGCGCATCAGCTCCGAGCCGGTCGGGTGCAGGTTGCCCCAGAACGACAGGCTGAGCGGCAGCAGGAAGATGTAGAGCACGTTGGCGACCGCGGTCATCGAGACGCTGAGCGCCACGTTGCCGCCCGAGCGGTAGGTCAGCACCTGCGAGACGTTGCCCGGCGGGCAGCACGCCACGAGGATCATGCCGAGCGCGATCGAGCCCTGCACGTTCAGCAGCAGCGTGAGCCCGAACGTGATCGCCGGCAGCAGCACGATCTGCGCGATGAGCGCGACGATCATCGGCTTCGGGGCCTTCGCGACGGCGCGGAAGTCGTCGATCGAAGTGTCGAGCGCGATGCCGAACATGATCAGCCCGAGCACGACGCTCAGCGCGACGAGCGAGCCCG
It contains:
- a CDS encoding bile acid:sodium symporter family protein gives rise to the protein MNIDDVMLNFAPGSLVALSVVLGLIMFGIALDTSIDDFRAVAKAPKPMIVALIAQIVLLPAITFGLTLLLNVQGSIALGMILVACCPPGNVSQVLTYRSGGNVALSVSMTAVANVLYIFLLPLSLSFWGNLHPTGSELMRAVSLDGWQMMLEILLVIGLPFALGLTIRTVWPRFAAKVQPTMRWVSLAGLLGFIVAALVGNFSYFIAWIGVVLLAVTLHDAIALGIGYASARVGGLAVRERKAITFEVGIRNAGLGLGLVFTFFGGLGGMAIVAGWWGIWDIVAGLVVAGLWARHTKRKQADAAAEVTA